A stretch of Malus sylvestris chromosome 11, drMalSylv7.2, whole genome shotgun sequence DNA encodes these proteins:
- the LOC126591540 gene encoding probable beta-D-xylosidase 2, which yields MATSMPAIIKLCSLLLLLVLVWGVFEQPKTCEGGESFACNPKDAATKDLPFCRATLPVQDRVRDLLGRLTLQEKVKLLVNTALPVPRLGIKGYEWWSEALHGVSNVGPGTKFGGVFPGATSFPQVITTAASFNASLWEAIGRVVSDEARAMYNGGVAGLTYWSPNVNILRDPRWGRAQETPGEDPTVVGRYAASYVRGLQGDDSNRLKVAACCKHFTAYDLDNWNGVDRFHFNARVSKQDMEDTFDVPFRMCVKEGKVASVMCSYNQVNGVPTCADPNLLKKTVRGAWRLDGYIVSDCDSVGVFYNSQHYTSTPEEAAAAAIKAGLDLDCGPFLAVHSEEAVNKGLLKEVDINNALVNTVTVQMRLGMFDGDRGSYARLGPKDVCSPPHQDLALEAAAQGIVLLKNHGPSLPLSTRRHRTVAVIGPNSDVTLTMIGNYAGVACGYTTPLQGLGNFARTIHQAGCADVACANDTLFQAAIDASREADASVLVMGLDQSIEAEFRDRAGLLLPGRQQDLISKVAAASKGPTILVLMSGGSIDVSFANNDPRIAGIVWAGYPGQAGGAAIARVLFGVTNPGGKLPMTWYPEEYLNNLAMTSMDMRSSPSKGYPGRTYRFYRGPVLYPFGHGLSYTKFVLSIAAGTAPTVVGIQLDGRHRASQNTTATIDSDNVKAIRVTHAKCNGVSVGFDVDVRNVGNRDGSHTLLVFSTPPAQDWAPHKQLVTFEKVYVPARAQRRLRINIHVCKSLSVVDRFGIRRIPMGQHNLHIGDLMHSVSLKPASSLGLGVIKS from the exons atggCTACTTCCATGCCCGCCATTATTAAGCTCTGCAGCCTTCTCCtccttttagttttagtttgggGTGTTTTCGAACAACCCAAAACTTGCGAAGGCGGTGAGTCCTTTGCTTGCAACCCAAAAGATGCGGCGACCAAGGACTTGCCGTTTTGCCGTGCTACATTGCCCGTGCAAGACAGAGTGAGGGACCTTCTCGGAAGGTTGACATTGCAAGAGAAGGTTAAGCTGCTGGTGAACACTGCTCTGCCTGTCCCACGCCTTGGCATCAAGGGCTACGAGTGGTGGTCCGAGGCACTTCACGGAGTTTCCAATGTGGGCCCCGGGACTAAGTTTGGTGGGGTCTTCCCTGGTGCCACTAGCTTCCCTCAAGTCATCACAACCGCTGCTTCCTTCAATGCTTCTTTGTGGGAAGCCATCGGACGG GTCGTGTCAGACGAAGCAAGAGCAATGTACAACGGGGGTGTGGCTGGCCTTACGTATTGGAGCCCAAATGTGAACATACTAAGAGACCCACGGTGGGGCCGCGCACAAGAGACTCCCGGTGAAGACCCAACCGTAGTGGGTAGATATGCTGCCAGCTACGTTAGGGGGTTGCAGGGAGATGACAGTAACCGGTTGAAGGTGGCGGCCTGTTGTAAGCACTTCACCGCTTATGACCTCGACAACTGGAACGGAGTTGATCGTTTTCACTTTAATGCTAGG GTGAGCAAGCAGGACATGGAGGACACGTTCGATGTGCCTTTCAGGATGTGCGTCAAGGAAGGAAAGGTGGCCAGTGTCATGTGTTCTTACAATCAGGTCAATGGTGTCCCAACCTGTGCCGACCCTAATCTCCTAAAAAAAACTGTACGCGGTGCATGGCGCCTCGACGG CTACATTGTGTCTGATTGCGACTCAGTGGGGGTGTTCTATAATAGCCAACACTACACCTCAACTCCGGAAGAAGCCGCTGCCGCTGCCATTAAAGCAGGTTTGGATTTAGACTGTGGGCCATTCTTGGCCGTGCACTCGGAAGAAGCAGTGAACAAGGGGTTGTTGAAGGAGGTTGACATCAACAATGCATTGGTGAATACTGTGACAGTCCAAATGAGACTCGGGATGTTTGATGGAGACCGCGGGTCCTATGCCAGATTGGGCCCCAAAGACGTATGCAGCCCACCTCATCAGGATCTCGCCCTTGAGGCCGCCGCGCAAGGCATCGTCCTCCTCAAGAATCACGGGCCCTCGCTCCCTTTGTCCACCCGTCGTCACCGTACTGTTGCTGTCATCGGCCCCAATTCTGATGTTACTCTCACTATGATTGGCAACTATGCCG GTGTGGCATGTGGATACACTACGCCACTACAAGGGCTTGGGAATTTTGCAAGGACAATTCACCAGGCGGGTTGTGCGGACGTCGCTTGTGCCAACGACACGCTATTCCAAGCAGCCATCGACGCATCCCGGGAAGCGGATGCGAGTGTTCTGGTGATGGGGCTTGATCAGTCCATTGAGGCTGAATTCAGAGACCGAGCTGGGCTGCTTTTACCTGGACGACAGCAGGACCTCATATCAAAGGTTGCTGCAGCATCCAAGGGCCCAACTATTCTGGTATTGATGTCTGGTGGGTCAATTGACGTGTCTTTTGCTAACAATGACCCGCGCATCGCTGGAATTGTATGGGCCGGCTACCCGGGCCAGGCTGGTGGAGCAGCCATTGCTCGTGTTTTGTTTGGAGTCACAAACCCAG GAGGAAAGCTTCCTATGACGTGGTACCCAGAGGAGTATCTTAACAATTTGGCAATGACATCGATGGACATGAGGTCAAGCCCATCAAAAGGGTACCCTGGAAGAACCTATAGATTCTACAGAGGGCCAGTGTTATACCCGTTTGGGCACGGATTGAGCTACACCAAATTTGTTCTTAGCATAGCAGCCGGTACCGCACCCACTGTGGTTGGAATCCAGCTTGATGGCCGGCATCGCGCCTCTCAAAACACAACCGCAACTATTGATTCGGACAATGTCAAGGCGATCCGAGTAACGCATGCAAAATGCAACGGGGTTTCAGTGGGTTTTGACGTTGACGTGAGAAATGTGGGTAACAGAGACGGGTCTCACACTTTGCTAGTGTTCTCTACCCCTCCAGCACAGGACTGGGCACCTCACAAGCAGCTGGTTACCTTTGAGAAAGTGTATGTTCCGGCCAGGGCTCAACGGCGGTTGCGAATCAACATTCATGTGTGCAAGTCCCTTAGCGTGGTGGACAGGTTTGGAATTCGAAGAATTCCAATGGGACAACACAATCTTCACATCGGTGACCTCATGCACTCTGTCTCCCTCAAACCCGCCAGTTCATTAGGGTTGGGGGTCATCAAATCTTAA